In one Mycobacteroides chelonae genomic region, the following are encoded:
- a CDS encoding MFS transporter — protein MLRSVPFLRLWTGTTASGLATWMLPIVLGFAVLDGTLSATALGLVLAARTVGFLAAVPLGGVLADRYSRRGVIAVSSMLAAVGHLVIAGGIHHVIAIPAAAAVLAGAGQGACRPSYQALTAEVVAVSQRQQANAAITIAVRVVTLVAPGVAALAAARLGVAPLLIVLAGLWLLSALAPPAGRGRAEVAGSGFAVFSDFADGFREARRHPWFLAGLAALTAVIATGYSATGVALPLVSRDRYGTEVLLASATTAYVAGALIGAIFISRWRPRNQGWAALAGLALYSAAPLSLMLPVPLAIVVMAYVITGMGIELFNVPWFTATQREVEPDKLARVSSLDFLLSYGLAPLGLVIIAPAMDHFGSAPVLAVCAAVCLLAPAAAALTPSSRHFGQAPRS, from the coding sequence GTGCTCCGTAGCGTTCCCTTCCTGCGGTTGTGGACAGGCACCACTGCCTCGGGTTTGGCGACCTGGATGTTGCCCATCGTGCTCGGATTTGCGGTCCTCGACGGAACCTTGTCGGCAACCGCGCTAGGTCTGGTTCTCGCCGCCCGGACCGTCGGGTTCTTGGCGGCCGTCCCGCTGGGAGGCGTTCTCGCGGATCGCTATTCGCGACGTGGCGTGATCGCGGTGTCTTCGATGCTGGCAGCAGTGGGGCATCTGGTGATCGCGGGAGGTATCCACCACGTGATTGCGATTCCGGCAGCGGCCGCGGTGCTGGCTGGGGCAGGGCAGGGTGCGTGCCGACCTTCCTACCAGGCATTGACCGCTGAGGTGGTCGCGGTGTCGCAGCGTCAGCAGGCGAATGCCGCCATCACCATTGCCGTGCGGGTGGTGACGCTCGTCGCGCCTGGGGTGGCGGCGTTGGCTGCCGCCCGGCTGGGGGTGGCCCCGCTGCTGATAGTTCTCGCGGGATTGTGGCTTCTGTCTGCGCTCGCACCGCCGGCGGGCCGTGGCCGAGCCGAGGTGGCTGGTTCAGGGTTCGCCGTGTTCAGCGACTTCGCCGATGGGTTCCGAGAGGCTCGCCGTCACCCGTGGTTCCTCGCGGGCCTGGCGGCGTTGACCGCGGTGATCGCGACCGGTTATTCGGCCACCGGGGTTGCGCTGCCGTTGGTAAGCCGTGACCGGTATGGGACTGAAGTGCTGTTAGCAAGCGCGACAACGGCATACGTCGCCGGAGCGCTTATCGGCGCGATCTTTATCAGTCGCTGGCGCCCGCGTAACCAAGGCTGGGCGGCGCTCGCAGGCCTCGCGCTTTACAGCGCGGCACCGCTGAGCTTGATGCTGCCCGTGCCTCTGGCGATCGTGGTGATGGCCTACGTGATCACCGGTATGGGCATCGAGTTATTCAATGTTCCCTGGTTTACCGCCACCCAGCGCGAAGTCGAACCCGACAAGCTGGCCCGGGTGTCTTCTCTGGACTTTCTGCTGTCCTACGGTTTGGCGCCACTGGGCCTGGTGATCATCGCCCCGGCGATGGATCACTTCGGTAGCGCGCCGGTGCTGGCAGTGTGTGCGGCGGTTTGCTTGTTGGCGCCTGCCGCTGCGGCCTTGACGCCGAGCTCACGGCACTTTGGCCAGGCGCCTCGCTCCTGA
- a CDS encoding FcoT family thioesterase, with product MSGVAATLSVQTGLPSTGMAPIDEDLLGRVLEPYSYKGCRYLSDAEYGITSDAVHAQGNFAINESAYIRSTGHFNAVELVLCFNQLAYCAFAQGVVNDDIWAFRGWSIDDYCQNQLANMLIKSTSSRFRRLVNAQRFSARLQARNFHIVDRSWRYLQFHSTIEFWDQDGGSAAGEFELAVLNIP from the coding sequence GTGAGCGGGGTCGCGGCGACCCTGTCGGTACAGACCGGGCTGCCTTCCACCGGTATGGCCCCGATCGACGAGGATCTACTCGGCAGGGTGCTTGAGCCATATTCCTACAAGGGATGCCGCTATCTGTCCGATGCCGAATACGGAATCACCTCGGACGCGGTGCATGCGCAGGGCAATTTCGCGATCAATGAGTCCGCCTATATCCGGAGCACGGGGCACTTCAACGCCGTCGAGTTGGTGCTGTGCTTCAACCAGCTGGCGTACTGTGCATTCGCTCAAGGTGTTGTCAACGACGATATCTGGGCATTCCGGGGCTGGTCGATCGATGACTACTGCCAGAACCAACTCGCCAACATGCTGATCAAGAGCACATCGTCCCGGTTCCGGCGGCTGGTCAACGCGCAGCGGTTCTCCGCCCGCCTACAGGCCCGCAATTTCCACATCGTCGACCGGTCGTGGCGTTATCTCCAATTCCACAGCACCATCGAATTCTGGGACCAGGATGGCGGATCCGCGGCCGGAGAGTTCGAGCTCGCGGTCCTGAACATCCCGTAG
- a CDS encoding pyridoxal-phosphate dependent enzyme — MDRHFAESVGRPDLIQLADGMFCLRFETMKVVSAMAAVQQLLDSGAIDRETTLLDSSSGIYAHALALAAHRHGLKCHIVGSTTVDETLRVQLAILGAHFEQMPPTPNLKLDQNRRVARIHEILRERPNHHWMRQYHDDIHYAGYRPIAHQIRRELGDTALTLVGGVGTGASTGSLATELRVDAPDTRLAGIQPFGSVTFDAEHLDDPDIIIAGIGSSIPFENVDPSLYDTVHWIGFGAAQSGAIELLRRHAVFAGLSTGAAFLAAQWEKERAPERAVVFTAPDTGHRYVQNVFARHQDAAAMAEFSPKAVADNADLALPWSYRDYDRPASGFVADVHSLCDAAAHT; from the coding sequence GTGGACAGACATTTTGCGGAATCGGTGGGGCGCCCCGACCTGATTCAGTTGGCCGACGGGATGTTCTGTCTGCGATTCGAGACCATGAAGGTTGTTTCGGCCATGGCGGCCGTGCAGCAGCTGCTGGACAGCGGCGCGATTGATCGCGAGACAACCCTCCTCGACAGCTCCAGTGGTATCTACGCGCACGCGCTGGCGCTGGCCGCACATCGCCACGGCCTGAAATGTCACATCGTGGGTTCCACCACGGTCGACGAGACACTGCGCGTGCAGCTGGCCATCCTCGGCGCGCACTTCGAGCAGATGCCCCCGACTCCGAACCTGAAACTGGATCAGAACCGCCGGGTTGCCCGCATCCACGAGATTCTGCGCGAGCGACCCAACCACCACTGGATGCGCCAGTACCACGACGACATTCACTACGCTGGGTACCGCCCGATTGCTCACCAGATCCGGCGCGAACTCGGGGACACCGCGCTGACCCTTGTCGGCGGCGTGGGTACCGGCGCATCAACCGGAAGCCTCGCCACCGAGCTGCGCGTCGACGCACCCGATACCCGCTTGGCGGGGATACAGCCGTTCGGCTCGGTGACTTTCGACGCGGAACATCTCGACGACCCTGACATCATCATTGCCGGCATCGGCAGCTCCATTCCCTTCGAGAATGTGGACCCAAGCCTGTACGACACGGTGCACTGGATCGGCTTTGGCGCCGCACAGTCGGGTGCCATCGAACTACTGCGCAGGCACGCGGTCTTCGCGGGACTGTCCACCGGTGCGGCGTTCCTTGCCGCTCAATGGGAGAAGGAACGCGCCCCCGAGCGCGCGGTGGTTTTCACCGCACCCGATACCGGGCATCGCTACGTGCAGAACGTGTTCGCCCGTCACCAGGACGCCGCTGCCATGGCGGAGTTCTCACCAAAGGCCGTGGCGGACAACGCCGATCTGGCACTGCCCTGGTCGTACCGCGACTACGACAGGCCTGCGTCCGGTTTCGTAGCGGACGTACACAGCCTGTGCGATGCCGCCGCGCACACCTAA
- the scoE gene encoding (3R)-3-[(carboxymethyl)amino]fatty acid oxygenase/decarboxylase has translation MTLNVKGEGLGTQVTGIDPGNLDGITTQEIRELVYRNKLVVLKDVHPSPAEFIQLGRLIGEIVPYYEPVYHHEDHPEIFVSSTEEGQGVPRTGAFWHVDYMFMPEPFAFSMVVPLAVPGSDRGTYFIDLNKVWESLPSTVKDSVRGTFSTHTPRRYIKIRPSDVYRPIGEILAEIERVTPPQKWPTVIKHPQTGEEILYICEAGTETIEDGDGRLLDAALLQQLLEESGQLDPDYASPFIHAQHYEVGDIVLWDNRALVHRAKHGTAAGTLTTHRLTMLDGLETPGYAA, from the coding sequence ATGACGCTCAATGTGAAGGGCGAGGGACTGGGCACGCAGGTCACGGGGATCGATCCCGGGAACCTGGACGGAATCACCACACAGGAGATCCGCGAACTCGTTTACCGGAACAAGCTCGTCGTCCTCAAGGATGTTCATCCCTCACCCGCGGAGTTCATCCAACTGGGGAGATTGATCGGGGAGATAGTGCCCTATTACGAGCCGGTGTATCACCACGAGGACCATCCGGAAATCTTTGTCTCGTCTACGGAAGAGGGACAAGGGGTTCCGCGAACCGGCGCATTCTGGCACGTCGATTACATGTTCATGCCGGAACCCTTCGCGTTCTCCATGGTGGTGCCATTGGCGGTGCCCGGGAGTGATCGGGGAACCTATTTCATCGATCTCAACAAGGTGTGGGAATCGTTGCCGAGCACGGTAAAGGACTCTGTGCGTGGGACGTTCAGCACACACACGCCCCGCCGCTACATCAAGATCCGGCCCAGTGATGTCTACCGGCCCATCGGAGAAATCCTGGCCGAGATCGAAAGGGTCACACCGCCCCAGAAGTGGCCCACGGTGATCAAGCACCCGCAGACGGGGGAAGAGATCCTCTACATCTGCGAGGCCGGCACCGAGACGATCGAGGACGGGGATGGAAGGCTGCTCGATGCCGCGCTGCTTCAGCAGCTACTCGAAGAGTCGGGGCAGCTCGATCCCGACTACGCGTCACCGTTCATCCACGCCCAGCACTACGAGGTCGGGGATATTGTGCTGTGGGACAACAGAGCTCTTGTGCACCGCGCAAAGCATGGAACAGCGGCGGGCACGCTGACGACCCACCGCCTGACCATGCTGGACGGTCTTGAGACACCCGGATACGCGGCGTGA
- a CDS encoding AMP-binding protein, which yields MTLAVEPRVDRVSLSRSQQNMYNGASQADDPRLYLIGKSYRLHPIEGPVFMSALEAAVVANAVQLCVLEHVPGESRYPELVRRLQFGDIVQTATDTGAPTTRGADELVRMWSTDLEAKPLVRYTVHTETDGRVVGLDIHAHHLLLDGGAIAVIETDLGQRLAGLAETETPCPRASLAKISEAHSREATKTDESLRRFGQAVQRELADASHTGGYGHGAGGGPVGAARGVLRESFTLSGKAFEKIETLSEAKQVPLNILVAAAAIAVDASLRQSTATLLIHAVDNRFAEPDLNVATCLVNSIAHPVRFPAFASVQDVVHALDRDYVRASRRRWLREEQYRRMYLAINKTSHVEALTFNFIRETCAPALRPFLSAAPYATDIGPVEGMTVSCVVDEEQRTLTLSIWNRADVGDANTPPLWMAERIAAALGSMEAMWHLPIAMTVNEWFGIGVDGTRRRGDECVRAEAAATPAWFLDAGGGVDRFLRGRQFVEPWIAWLVAGGVAPGDIVVCVDDDTDKTVDLLIACHLAGCGYSVCESAKDMPLRADSITEHDGGAVTHVVDTAAPIPMNLDDATRRLVEERTEAVVRDSGLATRTAYIMATSGSTGRPKLVPVTHGALALFARAAANAYGWEARDSILQCAPLTSDISVEEIFCGAVCGLRIVRSAAMKSGDLVALVRDIQVLEPSLIDLPTAVWHLLCDDAQSLASIGCSALRQMVVGGEVIRPSAVDTWLDSAGPQGVSLISSYGPTETTVVVTYLPIDGARHGDSSERLRVGLPVVPNTVFVAFGEIVVVGETVSAGYLGTSGDSFGVVRTADGASRRAFATADRVVFDEDGFPAFSGRRDAIVKISGRRIDTAAIVRCVGEEPGIADAGVGVHRGALVVWFQARKDLDDNELATRIRRLLVDSGVSSFFVVSVSRIPRKPNGKIDDERLRTMPQFVDAAPDEEATIATAAGLARIWSRHLGRDIRAESSLLAEGIGSLDLIRILPDTRRYLGRQLSVLDVISADSAAYLAAAGAAADQLGAADTACEIGADFERLTATPRVTVLNGNNSRANADGPIVVLGASGILGTGFARATLDLKSDGALRPDVVLVTRSELPDSGPWPALRAVDGVRVQHVGTGFGPQALDTLMRENGARTLVNCIGNTNMLAPYRDIRDANVQWVSAAVDICAARDARLIHMSTFVVNAEVDGARVTDPREALYPYAASKALAELVVAASPRGLDFTLARLPRVLGEAGQLVDSADVLVSIVDACIALRACPSVSLTEEVTTGYAAATSILGMASEPSALGRGITVVRGMEVRYAEFLAGFGLDELELSEWKQLLDGSDWAKRNPRRWSVIDAWAGLGLRLGSQTYADHLARYPTISLDAAVSELGAVPESIRDLLVQGCSQ from the coding sequence ATGACGCTGGCGGTGGAACCTCGAGTTGACCGGGTGTCGTTGAGCAGGTCCCAGCAGAACATGTACAACGGCGCGTCGCAGGCTGATGACCCCCGGCTGTATCTGATCGGGAAGAGCTACCGGCTTCATCCCATCGAGGGTCCGGTGTTCATGTCCGCGCTGGAAGCGGCAGTAGTCGCCAACGCGGTCCAGTTGTGTGTCCTCGAACACGTGCCAGGCGAATCCCGTTACCCAGAACTGGTGCGGCGATTGCAGTTCGGCGACATCGTGCAGACGGCTACGGACACGGGTGCTCCGACAACACGGGGCGCTGACGAGCTTGTCCGCATGTGGTCAACAGACCTCGAAGCCAAGCCACTCGTGCGTTACACCGTCCATACCGAAACGGACGGGCGGGTGGTGGGGCTCGACATCCACGCGCACCACCTCCTGCTCGATGGCGGCGCCATCGCGGTGATAGAGACCGATCTCGGCCAGCGGCTGGCGGGCTTGGCGGAGACCGAAACCCCTTGTCCAAGAGCATCTCTAGCGAAAATTTCTGAGGCGCACAGCCGCGAGGCCACCAAGACAGACGAATCGTTGCGACGGTTTGGTCAGGCAGTGCAGCGCGAACTCGCCGACGCATCCCACACCGGCGGATACGGACACGGTGCAGGCGGTGGGCCGGTAGGGGCGGCCAGAGGTGTTCTGCGAGAGTCGTTCACGCTATCGGGTAAGGCCTTCGAGAAGATCGAAACGCTGTCCGAAGCCAAGCAGGTGCCGTTGAACATTCTGGTGGCGGCGGCCGCGATCGCAGTGGATGCAAGTCTGCGGCAGAGCACAGCCACCCTGCTGATCCATGCGGTAGACAACAGGTTCGCGGAACCCGACCTGAACGTAGCAACCTGCCTGGTCAATTCGATCGCGCATCCGGTCCGTTTCCCTGCCTTTGCCTCTGTGCAGGATGTCGTACACGCGCTGGACCGTGACTATGTCAGAGCCTCGCGGCGCCGGTGGCTCCGCGAGGAACAGTATCGCCGAATGTACCTGGCAATAAACAAGACCTCGCACGTCGAGGCGCTGACCTTCAACTTCATCCGCGAGACGTGCGCACCTGCCCTTCGCCCGTTCCTGTCGGCGGCGCCTTACGCAACCGATATCGGTCCGGTGGAAGGCATGACCGTGTCGTGCGTCGTCGACGAGGAACAACGAACACTCACCTTGTCGATCTGGAACCGCGCGGACGTGGGCGACGCGAACACGCCGCCGTTGTGGATGGCCGAACGGATCGCGGCGGCGCTGGGCTCGATGGAAGCCATGTGGCACTTACCGATCGCCATGACGGTGAACGAGTGGTTCGGGATCGGTGTCGACGGCACACGACGCCGTGGTGATGAATGTGTGCGGGCCGAGGCAGCCGCGACGCCCGCCTGGTTCCTTGATGCCGGCGGTGGTGTGGACCGGTTCCTGCGGGGGCGGCAATTCGTCGAGCCGTGGATCGCCTGGCTGGTCGCGGGCGGGGTCGCGCCGGGGGACATCGTGGTGTGCGTTGACGACGACACCGACAAAACCGTCGACCTTCTGATCGCTTGTCATCTCGCAGGCTGCGGATACAGCGTGTGTGAGAGCGCGAAAGATATGCCGCTGCGCGCCGATTCCATCACCGAACATGATGGTGGCGCCGTAACACACGTTGTCGATACCGCAGCACCGATCCCGATGAACCTGGATGATGCGACGCGGCGTCTCGTCGAAGAGCGCACCGAGGCGGTGGTGCGGGACTCCGGCCTGGCGACCAGGACGGCGTACATCATGGCTACCTCCGGGTCGACTGGTCGGCCCAAACTCGTGCCGGTAACGCATGGCGCGCTCGCACTGTTCGCCCGCGCGGCCGCGAACGCCTACGGCTGGGAGGCGCGGGACAGCATCCTCCAATGCGCACCGTTGACATCGGATATCAGTGTGGAGGAGATATTCTGCGGCGCGGTCTGTGGTTTGCGGATAGTCCGTTCTGCGGCAATGAAATCCGGAGATCTGGTTGCGCTCGTTCGAGACATCCAGGTGCTGGAACCGTCCCTGATCGACCTGCCGACCGCCGTGTGGCACCTGCTGTGCGATGACGCCCAGTCGCTGGCGTCGATCGGTTGTTCTGCTCTTCGGCAGATGGTCGTCGGCGGTGAGGTGATCCGTCCGAGCGCAGTCGACACGTGGCTGGACTCGGCCGGTCCGCAGGGTGTCTCACTCATCTCGAGCTATGGTCCGACCGAAACCACTGTCGTCGTCACGTATCTACCGATCGACGGTGCGCGGCACGGCGATAGTTCCGAGCGGCTTCGGGTGGGTCTGCCGGTGGTGCCCAACACGGTCTTTGTCGCATTCGGTGAGATCGTGGTTGTCGGAGAAACCGTTTCGGCAGGTTACCTCGGGACATCGGGCGACAGCTTCGGTGTGGTCCGCACCGCCGATGGCGCATCCCGGAGGGCATTCGCCACCGCCGACCGCGTCGTGTTCGACGAGGATGGATTCCCCGCCTTCTCCGGGCGCCGCGACGCCATCGTGAAGATTTCCGGGAGAAGGATTGACACCGCCGCGATCGTTCGATGTGTCGGCGAGGAACCCGGTATCGCCGATGCCGGAGTGGGGGTACACCGGGGCGCGCTGGTGGTGTGGTTCCAGGCTCGTAAAGACCTGGACGACAACGAATTGGCGACGCGGATCAGGCGACTTCTGGTGGACTCGGGTGTCTCTTCGTTCTTTGTGGTGAGTGTGTCGCGCATCCCACGTAAGCCCAACGGCAAGATCGACGACGAACGCTTGCGGACCATGCCGCAGTTTGTGGACGCAGCGCCGGACGAGGAAGCGACCATCGCGACAGCCGCTGGTCTCGCACGAATCTGGAGCCGGCACCTCGGGCGGGATATCCGGGCGGAGTCGTCGCTCCTCGCCGAGGGAATCGGCTCGCTCGACCTGATCAGAATTTTGCCGGACACACGCCGGTATCTCGGCCGTCAGCTGTCCGTACTGGATGTGATCAGCGCCGACAGCGCCGCCTACCTCGCGGCGGCGGGTGCGGCGGCCGACCAGCTCGGTGCCGCCGACACCGCGTGCGAGATCGGCGCAGACTTTGAACGGCTGACGGCAACGCCCCGCGTGACGGTGTTGAATGGCAACAACTCCCGGGCCAACGCAGACGGGCCGATCGTGGTGTTGGGAGCATCCGGGATCCTCGGAACCGGGTTTGCCCGCGCCACACTCGACCTGAAAAGCGATGGCGCGCTGCGTCCGGACGTCGTCTTGGTGACGAGATCGGAGCTCCCCGATTCCGGACCGTGGCCGGCCCTCCGGGCGGTCGATGGAGTCAGGGTTCAGCATGTTGGTACGGGGTTCGGCCCGCAGGCACTGGACACATTGATGCGCGAGAACGGGGCGCGCACACTGGTCAACTGCATTGGAAACACCAACATGTTGGCCCCCTACCGCGATATCCGGGACGCCAACGTGCAGTGGGTGTCTGCCGCCGTGGACATCTGTGCGGCACGCGATGCCCGGTTGATTCACATGTCGACCTTCGTCGTCAACGCGGAGGTTGATGGCGCACGTGTCACCGATCCACGTGAGGCGCTCTATCCCTACGCGGCGTCCAAGGCGCTGGCCGAACTGGTGGTCGCGGCGTCACCGCGCGGGCTTGACTTCACGCTCGCACGGCTGCCAAGAGTTCTCGGGGAGGCCGGCCAATTGGTCGACAGTGCCGATGTGCTGGTGTCGATTGTCGATGCGTGTATTGCCCTGCGGGCCTGTCCTTCTGTCTCGCTGACCGAAGAGGTCACCACGGGCTACGCCGCGGCGACGTCCATCCTTGGCATGGCGAGTGAACCGTCGGCACTCGGCCGGGGCATCACCGTGGTGCGCGGTATGGAGGTCCGCTATGCCGAGTTCCTCGCGGGGTTCGGCCTCGATGAGCTCGAGCTGAGTGAATGGAAGCAACTGCTGGACGGTAGTGATTGGGCCAAGCGAAATCCACGGCGATGGTCGGTGATTGACGCCTGGGCCGGGTTGGGACTGCGGCTCGGCTCGCAGACCTATGCGGACCATCTCGCCCGATACCCGACGATTTCCCTCGACGCGGCGGTATCAGAACTTGGCGCGGTACCGGAGTCGATCCGAGATCTACTCGTGCAGGGATGTTCTCAATGA
- a CDS encoding acyl carrier protein, with protein MRNRIVAAVCDVLYISESELFDGDATDLRELGLDSVRFVLLMKQLGVARGSDLQKRLVSDLSVAGWAQVLEQAQPEGVT; from the coding sequence GTGCGGAACCGGATCGTGGCGGCCGTCTGTGACGTGCTGTACATCTCCGAATCGGAGCTTTTCGACGGCGATGCCACTGATCTTCGGGAGCTGGGTCTGGACTCGGTCCGTTTCGTGCTGTTGATGAAACAGCTGGGTGTAGCCCGAGGGTCGGATCTGCAGAAGCGTTTGGTCTCGGATCTCTCCGTTGCCGGATGGGCGCAGGTGTTGGAGCAGGCGCAGCCAGAGGGCGTCACATGA
- a CDS encoding PE family protein translates to MYLNVVPEGLTAASAAIEALTARLAAVHAAAAPVIGAVAPPAADPVSIQSAAVFSAHGIERNAAAAGAVYELGRAGVGVTEAGAGYTVGDMHAAATYMPGIA, encoded by the coding sequence ATGTACCTGAACGTCGTTCCCGAGGGGCTGACAGCCGCCAGCGCCGCGATAGAGGCCCTGACCGCACGGCTCGCCGCGGTGCATGCCGCCGCGGCCCCGGTGATCGGCGCGGTGGCACCACCGGCCGCCGACCCGGTATCCATCCAGAGCGCGGCCGTCTTCAGCGCCCATGGCATCGAGCGCAACGCTGCCGCGGCCGGTGCCGTCTACGAGCTGGGAAGGGCCGGAGTCGGGGTGACCGAGGCCGGCGCGGGTTACACCGTCGGCGATATGCATGCTGCCGCAACGTATATGCCGGGAATCGCCTAG
- a CDS encoding AMP-binding protein has translation MSASPPTVWERVLEQARIRPDLIALRRSDGTGAVSYAELVAEVGGLAAALRAQSVIRGSRVVVLSDNGPQTYLSVLACAQLGAIAVMVDKDLPAAAIARFCEITDPAAILPDAAEATGGLDDPNSDIDWPATHTGSNADDPLAMIFTSGTTGEPKAVLLAHRTFFAIPDILRDEGLSWIDWVAGETSYSPLPATHIGGLWWILNGLMHGASCITGGEGGASLMDLLVGNEVATACLVPTLLTRLVSELRITGQDVSSLRFIAYGGSRAIPDDVQFIEAAGVRTAQVYGLSETGCTALCLPTDEESLARIEQGAVGRPYPGVQTFLSDSETGGPMDGGTSAPYGTLWIKSPANMLGYWGNPDRTREVLADGWVNTGDLVEHRDDGFFYIRGRSSEMIISGGVNVVPDEVDRIAESVAGVGEAACYEIPDEEFGALVGLAVVPAAQLDELGTVELKQRIAATYRHESESMARPSIIAVVADIPRTKSGKVMRSALAASLNGALTRA, from the coding sequence ATGTCCGCGTCACCACCCACTGTTTGGGAACGAGTCCTCGAGCAGGCCCGTATCCGGCCAGATCTCATCGCCTTGCGCCGCAGTGACGGCACCGGTGCCGTGAGTTACGCAGAGCTCGTCGCCGAGGTCGGAGGGCTCGCCGCGGCCCTTCGGGCACAGTCGGTGATTCGGGGATCACGGGTTGTGGTGTTGTCGGACAACGGACCCCAGACGTACCTTTCGGTACTCGCGTGTGCGCAGCTCGGCGCCATCGCCGTCATGGTGGACAAGGACCTGCCCGCCGCCGCCATCGCGCGGTTCTGCGAGATCACTGATCCGGCCGCGATCCTCCCGGATGCGGCCGAGGCGACCGGCGGGCTTGATGACCCGAATAGCGACATAGATTGGCCGGCAACGCATACCGGAAGTAACGCCGACGACCCGCTCGCGATGATCTTCACCAGCGGAACGACAGGTGAACCGAAGGCCGTGCTGCTCGCTCACCGCACGTTCTTCGCCATCCCGGATATCCTGCGCGATGAGGGGCTGAGCTGGATCGACTGGGTCGCGGGCGAGACGAGCTATTCGCCGTTACCGGCAACGCATATCGGTGGGCTCTGGTGGATTCTCAACGGCCTGATGCACGGCGCATCGTGTATCACCGGCGGCGAGGGTGGGGCATCGTTGATGGACCTGCTGGTGGGCAATGAGGTGGCGACTGCTTGCCTGGTGCCCACCCTCTTGACCAGGTTGGTGTCCGAACTCAGAATCACCGGGCAAGACGTTTCCTCGTTGCGGTTCATAGCCTATGGCGGCTCACGGGCGATCCCGGACGATGTGCAGTTCATCGAAGCCGCGGGGGTGCGAACGGCTCAGGTCTATGGCTTGAGTGAAACTGGTTGTACGGCACTGTGTCTGCCCACCGACGAGGAATCGCTCGCCAGGATCGAGCAGGGTGCGGTCGGCCGTCCCTATCCCGGAGTGCAGACCTTCCTTTCGGACAGCGAGACCGGCGGACCCATGGACGGCGGCACCTCTGCGCCGTACGGCACGCTGTGGATCAAGTCGCCGGCCAACATGCTCGGTTACTGGGGAAATCCCGACCGTACCCGTGAGGTACTGGCCGATGGATGGGTGAACACCGGCGACCTGGTGGAGCATCGTGACGATGGCTTCTTCTACATCAGGGGGCGTTCCTCGGAGATGATCATCTCCGGAGGGGTCAACGTGGTACCGGACGAGGTTGACAGGATCGCCGAAAGCGTTGCAGGCGTGGGTGAAGCGGCGTGTTACGAGATACCGGACGAGGAGTTCGGCGCGCTGGTCGGTTTGGCGGTGGTACCGGCCGCGCAGCTTGACGAGCTGGGCACCGTTGAGCTCAAGCAGCGGATCGCGGCCACGTACCGCCACGAATCCGAGTCGATGGCCAGGCCGTCGATCATCGCAGTAGTCGCAGATATCCCGCGGACGAAGTCCGGCAAGGTCATGCGTTCGGCATTGGCCGCCTCGCTGAATGGGGCACTGACGCGTGCCTGA
- a CDS encoding type VII secretion protein EsxS, with protein MSLLDAHIPALVAAEGTFGAKTALMRSTISQAESAALSAQAFHVGESSVAFQAAHARFVEVAAKVNALLDIAQINLGDAAATYVAEDAAAASRYVGV; from the coding sequence ATGAGTTTGCTTGATGCGCACATTCCGGCCCTGGTGGCTGCGGAGGGCACCTTTGGTGCTAAGACTGCTTTGATGCGTTCGACGATCTCGCAGGCGGAGTCGGCGGCGTTGTCGGCGCAGGCGTTCCATGTCGGTGAGTCTTCGGTGGCTTTCCAGGCTGCGCACGCCCGGTTCGTGGAGGTCGCCGCGAAGGTCAACGCGCTGCTCGATATCGCGCAGATCAACCTTGGTGATGCCGCCGCGACCTATGTGGCCGAGGATGCCGCCGCCGCCAGCCGTTACGTCGGTGTCTAA
- a CDS encoding WXG100 family type VII secretion target, with protein MSQITFNYPAMLAHAGEMNTYSGALTALGADLAAQQASLQAAWHGDTSMSQAAWQAQWNTAMEELIRAYRAMGSTHETNTLSMNARDMAEGAKWGA; from the coding sequence ATGTCGCAGATTACTTTCAACTACCCCGCGATGCTGGCCCACGCCGGTGAGATGAACACCTATTCCGGTGCGCTGACCGCCCTGGGAGCAGACCTGGCCGCCCAGCAGGCTTCCCTGCAGGCGGCCTGGCACGGTGATACCTCGATGAGCCAGGCCGCTTGGCAGGCTCAGTGGAACACCGCGATGGAAGAGCTCATCCGCGCTTACCGCGCCATGGGTTCCACCCACGAAACCAACACCCTGTCCATGAACGCCCGCGACATGGCAGAAGGAGCCAAATGGGGCGCATAA
- a CDS encoding heavy-metal-associated domain-containing protein: MSEQIFAISGMHCNSCVMGVTEALTALDPVREVSVDLDPKGVSTVRVLTDSVLSVEEVHDTLVRAGGDFAVAAG, encoded by the coding sequence ATGTCCGAGCAGATCTTCGCCATCAGCGGGATGCACTGCAACTCATGCGTCATGGGAGTGACCGAGGCGCTGACCGCACTCGACCCGGTGCGTGAGGTATCCGTCGACCTGGATCCCAAGGGAGTCTCGACCGTGCGTGTCCTGACTGACAGTGTGCTGTCCGTGGAAGAAGTGCACGACACGCTCGTCAGGGCCGGTGGCGATTTCGCTGTCGCCGCCGGATAG